One genomic window of Methanosarcina acetivorans C2A includes the following:
- a CDS encoding IS1634 family transposase, protein MAEKDSSRRVESSLKRTRFLGHLGLIVGVFRELEVDNLIDEKLPKERDHTVPHSVCILAMLLNGLGFVGQRLYLFPDFFKNISTERLFGDGITREDLNQYVIGETLDRIVKYGPTKLFTEIALHIMTHLPIPVHCLHADTTSVSVYGDYDDEETESIDITFGIPKNGRWDLKQFVLSLIVNQHGIPLFMNTHSGNSSDKNTILEAIQSLKSVLRPESEVYYVADSSFYTDNNIKNMGKSFWISRVPATITEAKELLTANLNLKTLKSDERYSFYQTFVEYGGVKQKWVLLLSHKMKEKKEQTLRTKLEKEVEKAEKSFKKLKGEDFFCEEDALKAAEKWIQDFPSVSFEKVDVKSIKKRELGKRGRPSKDEQLKTYCRINGIIKVNDAFVLNEMDKMGLFILASNDINLSPEDMLKYYKGQDNVEKGFRFLKSNTFSISKVYLKNKKRIEAMTMIMVLCLMIYSIAEWKLRTKLEEENETIPDQKGKPTKRPTMRWIFFNFQGITELISQNKGQMKSEILNMEEIHWKILGLMGEKYENIYL, encoded by the coding sequence ATGGCAGAAAAAGACAGCAGTAGAAGAGTTGAATCCTCCCTAAAACGTACAAGGTTCTTAGGTCACCTTGGTCTGATAGTTGGAGTGTTCCGAGAACTTGAGGTTGACAATCTGATCGATGAAAAACTTCCCAAAGAAAGGGATCATACTGTCCCTCACTCAGTCTGCATCCTTGCCATGTTGCTCAATGGTCTTGGTTTCGTAGGGCAACGTCTGTACCTGTTTCCTGATTTTTTTAAAAACATTTCTACGGAAAGGCTTTTCGGAGACGGTATAACAAGAGAGGATCTGAATCAATACGTTATCGGAGAGACTCTTGACAGAATCGTAAAATATGGCCCTACAAAACTGTTTACGGAAATTGCTCTTCACATCATGACTCATCTACCTATTCCTGTTCATTGTTTACACGCTGACACTACAAGTGTCAGCGTTTATGGGGATTATGATGACGAAGAAACTGAGTCTATTGACATTACTTTTGGAATTCCCAAAAACGGAAGATGGGACCTCAAACAATTTGTACTTAGCTTGATTGTTAATCAGCATGGGATACCTCTTTTCATGAACACACATTCAGGAAATTCTTCCGACAAAAACACAATTCTGGAAGCGATCCAGTCTCTCAAATCAGTTTTAAGACCTGAAAGCGAAGTTTACTACGTCGCTGATAGTTCCTTTTACACAGACAATAATATCAAGAACATGGGAAAGTCATTCTGGATCAGTCGTGTTCCCGCAACAATTACCGAGGCAAAGGAACTGCTAACTGCAAATCTGAACCTGAAAACGCTAAAAAGCGACGAAAGATACTCATTTTATCAAACCTTTGTGGAATATGGTGGAGTCAAACAAAAGTGGGTTTTGCTGCTTTCTCACAAGATGAAAGAGAAGAAAGAGCAAACTCTCAGGACGAAGCTTGAAAAAGAGGTTGAAAAAGCAGAGAAGTCTTTTAAAAAACTGAAAGGAGAGGACTTTTTTTGCGAAGAGGATGCATTAAAAGCTGCAGAAAAATGGATTCAAGATTTCCCTTCTGTCTCATTTGAAAAAGTAGATGTGAAATCCATTAAAAAACGTGAGTTGGGGAAAAGAGGCAGACCTTCAAAAGATGAGCAATTAAAGACTTATTGCAGGATTAATGGAATCATAAAGGTTAATGATGCTTTTGTTTTAAATGAAATGGATAAAATGGGACTTTTTATTCTTGCAAGTAATGATATCAATCTTTCTCCTGAGGATATGCTGAAGTATTACAAAGGGCAGGATAACGTGGAAAAAGGATTCAGATTCTTGAAAAGTAACACCTTTAGCATATCGAAAGTTTACCTCAAGAACAAAAAGAGAATTGAAGCGATGACTATGATAATGGTTCTCTGCTTAATGATTTATTCAATTGCAGAATGGAAATTAAGGACAAAATTAGAAGAAGAAAATGAAACGATTCCAGATCAAAAAGGGAAACCAACAAAAAGACCTACAATGAGATGGATATTTTTCAATTTTCAGGGAATTACAGAACTTATTTCTCAGAACAAAGGACAAATGAAGTCAGAAATATTGAATATGGAGGAGATTCACTGGAAGATACTGGGTCTAATGGGAGAGAAATATGAAAATATCTATCTCTAA
- a CDS encoding nitroreductase family protein, protein MTHIVVNQDLCTRCGICVKVCPSGIIDPVDETHLPQVQDENILHCLYCGHCEAFCPSEALVLNLRPDEKVPLPTGAGTISPEDIAFYLKKRRSVRHFTGEPVPKEKILEVLDIARYAASGTNAQPVQWLVVHNPEKVRKIAELTIEWMRTLLNTPHPMSGYVPALISAWEQGYDVICRGAPHLLFAHIPEESPIAPVDAIIAFTHFDLAAPAFGIGTCWAGFVTAASMFYEPLQKELDLPAGRKFAYAMMFGNPKYKVYGIPRRKPLEVTWK, encoded by the coding sequence ATGACTCACATTGTTGTTAATCAAGATCTTTGCACACGGTGCGGTATTTGTGTAAAGGTATGCCCTTCAGGTATCATCGATCCAGTTGATGAGACTCATCTTCCACAAGTGCAGGACGAAAACATTTTACACTGCCTCTATTGCGGGCACTGTGAGGCTTTCTGCCCTTCTGAGGCTCTCGTTCTTAACCTCCGCCCCGATGAGAAAGTTCCCCTGCCAACTGGTGCAGGTACTATCTCTCCAGAGGACATAGCATTTTACCTCAAGAAACGCAGATCAGTTCGGCATTTTACCGGAGAGCCTGTGCCAAAGGAGAAAATCCTTGAAGTCCTTGATATTGCCCGCTACGCTGCGTCCGGAACCAATGCCCAGCCGGTGCAGTGGCTCGTTGTCCATAACCCTGAAAAAGTGAGGAAAATTGCCGAACTCACTATTGAATGGATGAGAACCCTCCTGAACACCCCCCACCCGATGAGCGGTTACGTACCTGCGCTTATTTCTGCATGGGAGCAGGGATACGACGTCATCTGTCGGGGTGCTCCGCACCTGCTCTTCGCCCACATTCCAGAGGAAAGTCCCATTGCACCTGTAGATGCCATCATTGCCTTCACCCATTTTGATCTCGCTGCACCGGCTTTCGGGATAGGGACATGCTGGGCTGGCTTTGTTACAGCGGCTTCCATGTTCTATGAACCTCTCCAGAAAGAACTCGACCTGCCAGCAGGAAGGAAGTTTGCCTATGCAATGATGTTTGGCAACCCGAAATACAAAGTATACGGAATCCCTCGCAGGAAGCCTCTTGAAGTAACATGGAAGTAA
- a CDS encoding alpha/beta fold hydrolase, producing MLEIKRAHSSGFPMGSCIALLLATKYPEHVKSLVLHSAFHWVPFPRNLIWGLMWKLPGGKKQMKKGAEFLFQQQYPPTLESFTRQSLAALNFDGRKLLSQVKAPTLIINGTKYQVVSMKITRELAQGIPGAKLVLIEGDHLFHIARHKFASQARS from the coding sequence TTGCTGGAAATAAAACGAGCTCATTCCAGTGGCTTTCCCATGGGTTCCTGCATAGCCCTGTTGCTTGCTACAAAATATCCTGAGCATGTCAAAAGTCTGGTGCTTCATTCAGCATTCCACTGGGTTCCTTTCCCGAGGAATTTAATCTGGGGTCTCATGTGGAAACTGCCTGGAGGCAAAAAGCAGATGAAGAAGGGCGCTGAGTTCCTTTTCCAGCAGCAATATCCGCCAACACTTGAATCCTTCACCCGGCAAAGTTTGGCAGCCCTTAATTTTGATGGCAGGAAGTTGCTGAGCCAGGTCAAAGCACCCACTCTTATAATAAATGGCACAAAGTATCAGGTTGTATCCATGAAGATCACCCGAGAGCTGGCGCAAGGGATTCCCGGTGCAAAGCTGGTCCTGATTGAAGGAGACCATCTGTTCCATATCGCAAGACATAAATTTGCTTCTCAAGCCCGCTCTTGA
- a CDS encoding SAM-dependent methyltransferase, giving the protein MQQTNNRKETRENDSRGRDPSKTAETLAIIRAMESRKPEEERIYYDPYAFYFISRETMEYYSSHTAEARAMLEQSERLVPGVGVSCLVRARYFDDVVKASITDGLEQLVVLGAGYDSRAYRIEGLERVRVFEVDVPTTQKLKTDKVREIFGVLPGHVTYVPADLAVDDLGQRLAESGYDTSRKTLFLLEGLVYYLPPTAVDKVLAFIAHSSGRGSAMVFDYIPASLVDGTCEQEAGRNWQKAVTDAGEPFLFGVDEVALEAFLSERGFTLRQKMTGGDYRTAYLRGKNEGKPVNSLLSFAYAAVR; this is encoded by the coding sequence ATGCAGCAAACAAACAATAGAAAAGAGACACGCGAAAACGATAGCAGAGGCAGGGACCCGAGTAAAACTGCGGAGACCCTTGCCATCATCAGGGCGATGGAATCCCGGAAGCCTGAGGAGGAGCGCATCTATTACGATCCTTACGCCTTCTACTTCATCAGTCGGGAAACCATGGAGTACTATAGCAGCCATACAGCCGAGGCGCGGGCGATGTTGGAGCAGTCCGAGCGCCTAGTCCCGGGTGTCGGTGTCTCCTGCCTAGTCCGGGCGAGGTACTTCGACGACGTCGTGAAAGCATCGATCACCGATGGCCTGGAGCAGCTCGTGGTGCTGGGCGCCGGGTACGATTCCCGCGCTTACCGGATCGAAGGGCTAGAGCGCGTCCGTGTCTTCGAGGTCGATGTCCCGACCACCCAAAAGCTAAAGACAGACAAGGTCCGGGAGATCTTCGGCGTGCTGCCGGGTCACGTCACCTACGTCCCTGCAGACCTCGCCGTCGATGATCTGGGTCAGAGGCTCGCTGAGAGCGGATATGACACTTCCCGGAAGACGCTGTTCCTCCTGGAAGGGCTTGTCTATTACCTCCCTCCAACAGCAGTAGACAAGGTGCTTGCCTTCATCGCGCATAGCTCAGGCAGGGGCAGTGCAATGGTCTTCGATTACATCCCTGCATCGTTGGTTGACGGCACCTGCGAGCAGGAAGCCGGCCGGAACTGGCAAAAAGCCGTGACGGACGCAGGTGAGCCCTTCCTGTTCGGCGTCGATGAGGTGGCTCTCGAAGCGTTCCTCAGCGAGAGAGGCTTCACCTTGCGGCAAAAGATGACCGGCGGGGATTACCGGACGGCTTACCTGCGCGGGAAAAACGAGGGCAAGCCGGTCAACAGCCTGCTTTCCTTTGCATATGCGGCCGTCAGGTAA
- a CDS encoding TetR/AcrR family transcriptional regulator, translating to MATADRKEREKEQRKNAIIDAAEKLFFSRSFDSVPMEEIAKEVELGKGTLYLYFKNKDALFFAITLRKMRKMHEILVECIELEISGREKHRLIGKKYFEFVQENQEYYRMICAIGPKLFRKKENEDMKAVMEQIKEDLLLNRDVLKEGMEDGTIRNDIDPFEMAFIMNLMCNSIICLDPNWKKILEIGGISYDQFVKDFLLFIGNALDNRPVSDEMGLGNSAR from the coding sequence ATGGCAACCGCTGACAGAAAAGAAAGAGAAAAGGAACAGAGAAAGAATGCTATCATCGATGCCGCTGAGAAGCTGTTTTTCTCCAGGAGCTTCGACAGCGTCCCCATGGAAGAGATAGCAAAAGAGGTAGAACTTGGCAAAGGTACGCTTTACCTTTACTTTAAAAACAAAGACGCTCTGTTTTTTGCCATCACTCTACGCAAGATGCGTAAAATGCATGAAATTTTGGTAGAGTGCATAGAGCTGGAAATATCTGGCCGGGAAAAACATAGGTTGATAGGAAAAAAATACTTCGAATTCGTCCAGGAAAATCAGGAATATTATCGGATGATCTGTGCCATTGGACCGAAGCTGTTCAGGAAAAAAGAAAACGAAGATATGAAGGCGGTCATGGAGCAGATAAAAGAAGACCTTTTACTGAACCGCGATGTGCTTAAGGAAGGAATGGAAGACGGGACAATAAGAAACGATATTGATCCGTTTGAAATGGCTTTTATCATGAACCTTATGTGCAACAGCATCATCTGTCTGGACCCTAATTGGAAAAAAATTCTGGAAATCGGAGGGATCAGCTATGATCAGTTTGTAAAGGATTTCCTCCTCTTTATCGGCAACGCTCTCGATAATCGTCCAGTTTCCGATGAAATGGGCTTAGGCAACAGCGCTCGATAA
- a CDS encoding transposase — translation MNQGVSFEETLYVDGNWIKNGWKKKLEEFIGTKLTKKEWKKMRYKSVYVVATKEKVILDFEVTERLPTIEALMPLFIRIKNRFPEDKIKKIVSDEDKAIIGAVKMVFPEVTHSFCVFHQLKNVSKRYYEEFSSVEEIPDNDKITYNEISQLILSDTVISAVAHIQKIREFNSDLELSEASHKAISYAEEIFSKNVSFLKKGFTPETDNTMEQIFSLICDIVDKVRSFKTDNGLTNFCYNLFTFFNKRCFSTGKWKGFSPLMRARFQYG, via the coding sequence TTGAACCAAGGAGTTAGCTTTGAAGAAACATTGTATGTTGATGGGAATTGGATCAAGAATGGATGGAAAAAAAAGCTTGAAGAATTTATTGGAACGAAACTCACAAAGAAAGAATGGAAAAAAATGCGATATAAATCTGTTTACGTTGTTGCTACCAAAGAGAAGGTCATTTTAGATTTTGAAGTAACTGAGAGGTTACCAACAATTGAGGCTCTGATGCCTCTTTTCATACGAATAAAGAACCGATTTCCTGAAGATAAAATCAAAAAGATTGTTTCTGATGAGGATAAAGCGATCATTGGAGCCGTAAAAATGGTCTTTCCTGAAGTGACTCATTCTTTTTGTGTGTTTCATCAATTAAAAAACGTTAGTAAGAGGTATTATGAGGAATTCAGTTCTGTTGAAGAGATTCCAGATAACGATAAGATTACCTACAATGAGATATCTCAATTGATACTTTCTGATACGGTTATCAGTGCTGTTGCGCATATTCAGAAGATACGAGAATTTAACTCTGATCTTGAACTTTCTGAAGCGTCTCATAAAGCGATTTCTTATGCCGAAGAGATTTTCAGCAAGAATGTGAGCTTCTTGAAAAAAGGTTTTACACCTGAGACAGATAATACAATGGAACAAATATTTTCTTTGATATGTGATATAGTAGACAAAGTAAGGTCATTCAAAACCGATAATGGACTAACTAATTTTTGTTACAATCTATTTACTTTTTTCAACAAACGGTGTTTCAGCACTGGAAAATGGAAAGGTTTCTCACCTTTAATGAGAGCAAGATTCCAATATGGATAA
- a CDS encoding NAD(P)/FAD-dependent oxidoreductase has translation MDKQYDITIIGAGPAGSMSAYNLAKHFKVLIVEAHGLPRNKSCSGILIKKSVDILEKYFDNIPDNVKCTPYETNGITIIDEYMVPRDFPDKGLNILRDKFDYWLVQHAIKAGADLIDHSRVVKLDENENGVTLTIKSDSVYKINSKIVIACDGVSGTSRIMTNTPKQNKLVTYQKYYNARASIDRSKFYAYISKNFSEYDSWINTKNNHIVVGTIAKTLTKSKYFHNQFISFLRKEINFEIIKEIKDESWYIPLVIP, from the coding sequence TTGGATAAACAATATGACATTACAATCATCGGTGCCGGTCCTGCTGGCAGTATGAGTGCATATAACCTTGCTAAGCACTTTAAGGTGCTTATTGTAGAAGCACATGGTTTACCACGCAATAAATCCTGTTCTGGAATCCTGATAAAAAAGTCAGTAGATATACTTGAGAAATATTTTGATAATATCCCTGATAATGTCAAATGCACTCCCTATGAGACTAATGGAATTACTATTATTGATGAATATATGGTGCCACGAGACTTTCCAGATAAAGGTTTAAACATTTTAAGAGATAAATTTGATTATTGGCTAGTACAACATGCAATTAAGGCAGGAGCAGATCTTATAGATCATTCAAGGGTTGTAAAATTGGATGAGAATGAAAATGGAGTTACATTAACAATAAAAAGCGATAGCGTTTACAAAATTAACTCTAAAATTGTAATTGCATGTGACGGAGTCAGCGGAACTTCAAGGATAATGACAAATACGCCAAAGCAAAATAAGTTGGTTACATATCAAAAATACTACAACGCAAGGGCTTCTATTGATAGATCAAAGTTTTATGCTTATATTTCAAAGAATTTCTCAGAATACGATTCATGGATAAACACCAAAAATAACCATATTGTTGTAGGTACGATAGCGAAAACATTGACTAAATCAAAATATTTTCACAACCAATTTATTTCGTTTCTAAGAAAAGAAATTAATTTTGAAATAATCAAAGAAATCAAAGATGAATCATGGTATATACCGTTAGTTATACCCTG